In Brassica napus cultivar Da-Ae chromosome A3, Da-Ae, whole genome shotgun sequence, the sequence ATAACGAACATGCTCACCAAAACTCATGGAGATGGAGGAGCAGCGAAGAATGGATCTTCTCTGTTGTTATAAATCTCGAACAGCTGCTTCGAGTAATGTCTTGCTAAATCACTACAAATCTCAACCGCGTTACACTCGAACCTCCGCAACTCCTCAACCGATTTCTTCAAATCACCCTCGGGATCTCCATCCGTCAGAAACTGCCCTATGCGAGTGCCCCTAATCATCACATCATTCAAGAAACATTAGCCGGTTTGTTTAAGTTATTGTGgggtttctttcttttattttaattacctGTCGGCGTCAGCCATGCTGAAACCGCGACCGTTAGCGACGTGACTTGAACGTGTTGCCTTCTCGCCTTCTGTTTGAAACCTGTACAGAACGCAAACCGCTCTCATACAAAGCTCGGGGTCTTTCCCGAACGCTGCCAGCATCTCTCCCTCGAGGTCCCATTTATGTTCCCCGGGTTTCTTGTCCCTCCTTAGTCTTGCCATGACGTCAGCATAACCGGTTTCTCCATCAgatccctcctcctcctcctcctccggtaCGGCACCATCAGATCCCTCCTCACTCGCagactcatcatcatcaactaTAAACCCATTCAAACTCTCTCCCTCGCTCTCCCGCTCtgactcttcttcttccgtATCATCATCATCGTGAGCATTACCAGTTATCGGGATTCCCACAAGTCTCTCTGTTCGATGTCCTTCGATCTCTTCTAGAGGTCGTCTCTGTTTTCTCAGCCTTGAGGACACTCGACGCTGCCTCCTCGACCCTCCAGAGACATTATTATCTCCCGCGCTAGGTGCATCAACCTCATGTTTCTGTGGTGGTTGTTTCAGGTTCTTGAGTGTTGCAATCGGTatgttatcatcatcatcatcatcattctctGAATCACTCGTGATAACCCGTTTCCTCTTACGAGCGTTTGTGTTACCTTCACAAGCTTCCACATCTTCATCTTCGCATTCCTCCTCACCAACACTTCTCTCCTCTGTTTCACTATCAGATAGATCAACTACATCGGTGGATTTGCCACCATCACCTTCAAACACCAACATCTTATTAACCCGTCTACGAGTAGACGCATCATCTCTGTTTCTCCCTGACATATAATCTTTAACCGGTGTGGTAACACAAGGTGTAGTACAGCCTGCATGAAGAAAAAACGAACCCACACATAAACTAAAATACAAAAGAAGATTTGATCTATAATTTAAGTTTCTAAATTCACTAATCTCACCTGAAACATGATGATTAACTAACCCTTCCCTACACAACGACTCGATCTTTTTCTTTCCTAAACCAGCTAACTCCAACCCTACCTTCACATCCTCATCTAACTCCACTTCCCCAACCCTAAACGCACCGAGTTCATCTAGCTTCCTAACCGTCTCCGCGAGCTTCTCAAACTTTCTCTTCCATTCATCTGCTCTTCCCTCAGCAACCTGTTTCTCAAACTCCAACGCTTTGTTCACCATCATCTGCTCAACCAACGAATCATCATCAGACTCTTTCAGTTTCCTCACCTCTTCTTCCAACACTAACTTCTCCGACTCCAGTTCCTTAAACCTCGACTCAAGTACCTCAAACCTCATCTGCACCCTTTCTTCTAACCCAAGACAGATCCCTCTTCGTAAACCCTagaatctaaaaaataaaaaaccctAGAATCAAACGAGTCTCTGTAATTAAACAAACATAGAGGATCAGAGAGATCTTACACGTACCTTAGTTTTGTTTAGAAGAGAAGCGAAAGAAACGGTTTCTGGTTTTCTTATGTGGAAGTGAACTGTAACGGACATCATCAAAACCCTAGTGAACTCAAGGGAGTACGACGCGTGTTTAGATCTGCCACGTGTTGACGATTGCGATTCTTAGTGGGCTTGCTTATGGGCCCATAAGAAGGATAAGCTAGTTCTACTACATGCCGTTTTTCTAGTAATATAATGTCACGCAGTTCTCCTCTCTAAACTAAGAATTAACCTATTCATTGCTACGGTAATGTCTTCACCAATATAAACATAGCTGCGATATTTACTAGCTCATATTATTCAAATAACACATCAATTTTCGTGTCCTCCTGTTTTCTGCTACATTAAAGAATCGTCTAAATGGTCTCACCTATGGGAGGGATAAGAGGGGTAAGTCAATTTACTTCTGGCCCATTTTCATGTCTGGTGGCATTGGATTCTTGATGAATAATGGAACGGAAACCTCTGGAGTGTACAGAGTGTTTTAAATGGAAACAAgacaagaaaattattttataggtCCACAATCTTAAGATGAAGGAGCAGACATTCTTTTATGAGATTGTGCTCTTTGAATTCACTTTTCTCCCTCTTGTCTcaagttcaaaaaaaatttaatgctTTTTT encodes:
- the LOC106441705 gene encoding DNA ligase 1-like isoform X1, whose translation is MMSVTVHFHIRKPETVSFASLLNKTKGLRRGICLGLEERVQMRFEVLESRFKELESEKLVLEEEVRKLKESDDDSLVEQMMVNKALEFEKQVAEGRADEWKRKFEKLAETVRKLDELGAFRVGEVELDEDVKVGLELAGLGKKKIESLCREGLVNHHVSGCTTPCVTTPVKDYMSGRNRDDASTRRRVNKMLVFEGDGGKSTDVVDLSDSETEERSVGEEECEDEDVEACEGNTNARKRKRVITSDSENDDDDDDNIPIATLKNLKQPPQKHEVDAPSAGDNNVSGGSRRQRRVSSRLRKQRRPLEEIEGHRTERLVGIPITGNAHDDDDTEEEESERESEGESLNGFIVDDDESASEEGSDGAVPEEEEEEGSDGETGYADVMARLRRDKKPGEHKWDLEGEMLAAFGKDPELCMRAVCVLYRFQTEGEKATRSSHVANGRGFSMADADRGTRIGQFLTDGDPEGDLKKSVEELRRFECNAVEICSDLARHYSKQLFEIYNNREDPFFAAPPSP
- the LOC106441705 gene encoding DNA ligase 1-like isoform X2, translating into MRFEVLESRFKELESEKLVLEEEVRKLKESDDDSLVEQMMVNKALEFEKQVAEGRADEWKRKFEKLAETVRKLDELGAFRVGEVELDEDVKVGLELAGLGKKKIESLCREGLVNHHVSGCTTPCVTTPVKDYMSGRNRDDASTRRRVNKMLVFEGDGGKSTDVVDLSDSETEERSVGEEECEDEDVEACEGNTNARKRKRVITSDSENDDDDDDNIPIATLKNLKQPPQKHEVDAPSAGDNNVSGGSRRQRRVSSRLRKQRRPLEEIEGHRTERLVGIPITGNAHDDDDTEEEESERESEGESLNGFIVDDDESASEEGSDGAVPEEEEEEGSDGETGYADVMARLRRDKKPGEHKWDLEGEMLAAFGKDPELCMRAVCVLYRFQTEGEKATRSSHVANGRGFSMADADRGTRIGQFLTDGDPEGDLKKSVEELRRFECNAVEICSDLARHYSKQLFEIYNNREDPFFAAPPSP